The proteins below are encoded in one region of Belonocnema kinseyi isolate 2016_QV_RU_SX_M_011 chromosome 1, B_treatae_v1, whole genome shotgun sequence:
- the LOC117168742 gene encoding deoxyribose-phosphate aldolase translates to MKLKLEIILTVAAGFPTGQYPLETRLREIEIAVKSGATEIDVVINRSLALAHRWQELLFELKSMKKSCGPAHMKTILAVGELPSLQDVYKASIIAMQAGSDFIKTSTGKETINATLPVGIVMCRAIRDYYRETGRKVGFKPAGGIKTASQALQWMVLIKEELGNEWLDKSLFRFGASSLLDEILKALGDVILK, encoded by the exons atgaaattaaaattggaaataattttaacagtTGCTGCAGGATTTCCAACAGGGCAATACCCATTGGAAACTCGCCTTCGGGAAATTGAGATTGCCGTCAAATCCGGAGCAACAGAAATCGACGTGGTGATAAATAGGTCATTAGCTCTGGCCCACAGATGGCAGGAACTTCTTTTCGagttaaaatcaatgaaaaaatcttGCGGCCCAGCTCACATGAAAACCATCCTCGCAGTCGGAGAATTACCCTCCCTTCAAGATGTTTATAAAGCTTCCATTATTGCCATGCAAGCTGGGTCTGATTTTATTAAAACCTCGACCGGAAAGGAGACCATTAATGCCACACTTCCGGTTGGAATTGTAATGTGCAGGGCGATTCGAGATTATTATCGAGAAACCGGTCGTAAG gtggGATTCAAACCAGCAGGTGGAATTAAAACTGCATCTCAAGCCCTTCAGTGGATGGTTTTGATTAAAGAAGAATTGGGAAATGAATGGTTGGACAAATCATTATTCCGATTTGGAGCCTCGAGTTTATTAGACGAAATTTTGAAAGCACTGGGCGATGTGATTTTGAAGTAA
- the LOC117172286 gene encoding 40S ribosomal protein S4 isoform X2, translated as MARGPKKHLKRLNAPKAWMLDKLGGVYAPRPSTGPHKLRESLPLVIFLRNRLKYALTNSEVTKICMQRLIKVDGKIRTDRNYPTGFMDVVTIEKTGEFFRLIYDVKGRFTIHRITAEEAKYKLCKVRRVQTGPKGIPFLVTHDGRTLRYPDPLIKVNDSIQLEIATSKILDYIKFDCGNLCMITGGRNLGRVGTVVSRERHPGSFDICHIKDSQGHTFATRLHNVFIIGKGSKPFVSLPKGKGVKLTIAEERDKRLASKRD; from the exons ATG gcTCGTGGTCCAAAGAAGCATTTGAAGCGTCTCAATGCCCCAAAGGCATGGATGTTGGACAAATTGGGGGGAGTTTATGCCCCACGTCCATCAACTGGTCCCCATAAATTGAGGGAATCTTTGCCGCTTGTGATTTTCCTTCGCAATAGGCTGAAGTACGCTTTGACCAATAGCGAAGTGACCAAAATCTGTATGCAAAGACTCATCAAGGTCGATGGAAAAATCCGTACTGACCGCAACTACCCAACCGGTTTCATGG ACGTTGTAACCATTGAGAAGACGGGCGAATTTTTCCGTTTGATTTACGACGTCAAGGGACGTTTCACAATTCACCGTATCACAGCCGAAGAAGCCAAG TACAAATTGTGCAAAGTGAGGCGAGTTCAGACTGGACCAAAGGGAATTCCCTTTTTGGTAACTCACGACGGAAGGACCCTCCGTTATCCTGATCCTTTGATCAAGGTCAACGACTCGATTCAGCTGGAAATTGCCACTTCCAAAATCCTCGATTACATTAAATTCGATTGCG GAAACTTGTGCATGATCACTGGAGGAAGGAATTTGGGTCGTGTTGGTACTGTTGTGAGTCGAGAACGTCATCCCGGATCTTTCGACATTTGTCACATCAAAGATTCTCAAGGTCACACATTCGCCACGAG attgcacAACGTATTTATCATCGGCAAAGGATCCAAACCTTTCGTAAGTCTACCGAAAGGAAAGGGAGTGAAACTCACGATTGCAGAAGAAAGAGACAAAAGATTGGCGTCTAAGCGAGACTAA
- the LOC117176655 gene encoding uncharacterized protein LOC117176655: MAFSVLKNIIRPTRCSQLNKICSRCYSLWVPDYLEALRPKIPLYPTLNIQIRGYDYPIVEKFQGFIHDLVTEMDMDVEHRLL; this comes from the exons ATGGCATTTTCTGTCCTAAAAAAT ATAATTCGACCAACTCGATGTTCtcagttaaataaaatttgttcgaGATGTTATAGTTTATGGGTACCAGATTATTTAgag GCCTTGAGACCCAAAATTCCACTTTATCcaactttaaatattcaaattagggGTTATGATTATCCTATTGtggaaaaatttcaaggatttatcCACGATTTGGTGACGGAAATGGACATGGATGTTGAACACaggttattataa
- the LOC117172286 gene encoding 40S ribosomal protein S4 isoform X1, translating into MCDITYFPDKTNSIFDILSIFDDKNANYCSRIKARGPKKHLKRLNAPKAWMLDKLGGVYAPRPSTGPHKLRESLPLVIFLRNRLKYALTNSEVTKICMQRLIKVDGKIRTDRNYPTGFMDVVTIEKTGEFFRLIYDVKGRFTIHRITAEEAKYKLCKVRRVQTGPKGIPFLVTHDGRTLRYPDPLIKVNDSIQLEIATSKILDYIKFDCGNLCMITGGRNLGRVGTVVSRERHPGSFDICHIKDSQGHTFATRLHNVFIIGKGSKPFVSLPKGKGVKLTIAEERDKRLASKRD; encoded by the exons ATGTGTGACATAACCTATTTTCCTGATAAAACAAACTCTATTTTTGATATACTTTCCATATTTGATGACAAAAATGCGAATTATTGTTCAAGAATCAAg gcTCGTGGTCCAAAGAAGCATTTGAAGCGTCTCAATGCCCCAAAGGCATGGATGTTGGACAAATTGGGGGGAGTTTATGCCCCACGTCCATCAACTGGTCCCCATAAATTGAGGGAATCTTTGCCGCTTGTGATTTTCCTTCGCAATAGGCTGAAGTACGCTTTGACCAATAGCGAAGTGACCAAAATCTGTATGCAAAGACTCATCAAGGTCGATGGAAAAATCCGTACTGACCGCAACTACCCAACCGGTTTCATGG ACGTTGTAACCATTGAGAAGACGGGCGAATTTTTCCGTTTGATTTACGACGTCAAGGGACGTTTCACAATTCACCGTATCACAGCCGAAGAAGCCAAG TACAAATTGTGCAAAGTGAGGCGAGTTCAGACTGGACCAAAGGGAATTCCCTTTTTGGTAACTCACGACGGAAGGACCCTCCGTTATCCTGATCCTTTGATCAAGGTCAACGACTCGATTCAGCTGGAAATTGCCACTTCCAAAATCCTCGATTACATTAAATTCGATTGCG GAAACTTGTGCATGATCACTGGAGGAAGGAATTTGGGTCGTGTTGGTACTGTTGTGAGTCGAGAACGTCATCCCGGATCTTTCGACATTTGTCACATCAAAGATTCTCAAGGTCACACATTCGCCACGAG attgcacAACGTATTTATCATCGGCAAAGGATCCAAACCTTTCGTAAGTCTACCGAAAGGAAAGGGAGTGAAACTCACGATTGCAGAAGAAAGAGACAAAAGATTGGCGTCTAAGCGAGACTAA